The window ATCTGCCCTGAaccacccatgactctcccatttcttcACCCCCTTTTTCGAGATGCGTGTAAAATGTAGCTGCAGACCACAggtctaaatttacatgtgtacctCTTAGTTATTTCAATTAGTgccatatctggattttcagaaggcgtttgacaaagtgccgcacgaaagactcctgaagaaattgcagagtcatggaatcggaggtagggtattattatggattaagaactggttgaaagataggaagcagagagtaggattgcgtggccagtattctcagtggaggagggtagttagtggggtcccgcaggggtctgtgctgggtccgttgctttttaatgtatttataaatgacctagagatgggaataactagtgaggtaattaaattcgccgatgacacaaaattattcagggtcgtcaagtcgcaggaggaatgtgaacgattacaggaggaccttgcgagactgggagaatgggcgtgcaagtggcagatgaagttcaatgttgacaagtgcaaagtgatgcatgtgggtaagaggaacccgaattatagctacgtcttgcaaggttccgcgttaggagttacggatcaagaaagggatctgggtgtcgtcgtcgatgatacgctgaaaccttctgctcagtgtgctgctgcggctaggaaagcgaatagaatgttgggtgttattaggaagggtatggagtccaggtgtgcggatgttataatgccgttgtatcgctccatggtgcgaccgcagctggagtattgtgttcagtactggtctccgtatctcaaaaaagatatagtagaattggaaaaggtacagcgaagggcgacgaaaatgatagtggggatgggacgactttcctatgaagagaggctgagaaggctagggcttttcagcttggagaagagacggctgaggggagatatgatagaagtgtataaaataatgagtggaatggatcgggtggatgtgaagcgactgttcacgctatccaaaaatactaggactagagggcatgagttgaagctacagtgtggtaaatttaaaacgaatcggagaaaatttttcttcacccaacgtgtaattagactctggaattcattgccggagaacgtggtacgggcggttagcttgacggagtttaaaaaggggttagatagattcctaaaggacaagtccatagaccgctattaaatggactggaaaaattcctcatttttaggtataacttgtctggaatgtttttacgtttggggagcgtgccaggtgcccttgacctggattggccactgtcggtgacaggatgctgggctagatggacctttggtctttcccagtatggcactacttatgtacttatgtacttatgtactaataattGGCACTAAGAGGTAGAATCTAaatatggcgcctggaaaatcgtCGTGGAAATaatttttgcctaagcatattctataagatttaggcgcagtatatagaatacgcttagttgatatcccggcACCTAAAACTAAGGCGTCCAATTATACCGATGAAAATATGGCGTGAATCTCTGCATGTAGATGTTCGCAGActgggcagtattctataacaatgcgcataaattaggaatgcccatttccccgcccataaccatgcccctttttggatgcacacattagaattttgaCGCAGCGAgttacagcatacgcttagcgagttatgcatgtaaattctaattattgccaattagtgcttattattgcttgctaagtgccgttaacaatgctgattggcttgttaagctagtCACGTTATGCACTTTGTTATGGAATAGGCTTAGATTGAGGCACAAAacgctaggcacaatatatagaatctggcagtaattggcaaattttatgcgtgggataaacataaaggaatcctgttcagaaggaatggatcctcagaagcttagccgagattgggtggcggggctggtagttgggaggcggggctagtgctgggcagacttctacaatctgtgccctgaaaatgacagatacaaatcaaggtcaggtatacacaaaaaagtagcacatatgagtttatcttgttgggcagactggatggaccgtgcaggtattttttctgctgtcatctactacatTACTATGTTCAATTATGATGTGTGTGCAATTGGGGCATTCACCATTTGCGTGCATATCTCAAAGCATCCTTTAAAGAATTAGGGGGAAAGAAACACcacagaaataataagtagtagtactagtaaagggaaaggggatgggcctttctgtggttacaatcacagCGGTttaggtggtgggaggcagggatagtgctgggcagacttgtacggtctgtgccctgaaaaagacaggtacaaatcaaggtaaggcatacacaaaaaagtggcacagtgggaggcggggctggtggttgggaggcggggatagtactgggcagacttatagggtctgtgccagagccgatggtgggaggcggggatagtgctgggcagacttgtacggtctgtgccctgaaaaaacaggtacaaatcaagataaagtatacacaaaaaagtggcacatttcttaggcagactggatggaccgtgcaggtctttttctgccgtcatctactatgttatgttacatattatatacaggtacttatttggtgCTAATAGCAGCTCAGCTTAAATAGGCTCCAGTATGAAAAGAGTGTGAGGTCGATAATCAAAGCGATTTAACGGTCAGAAACAGGtcctagccagttaagttgctTGTTTGGGGGGCTTAACCACTCATTTTCGGCAGCACTCAACTGCTCAGTGCCACtgaaacatagcaacatagtagatgacggcagatgaagacccgtatggtccatccagtctgcccaataagataaactcattacatatgacgTGAAGTGATACATCACATGTAtaactgatcttgatttatccttgccatttttagggcatagactgtagaagtccgcctggcactGGCCCCATCCCAAGATttctgaagttgctgtcaaagcccctgaatagctccgctccagcccatccaaatctattcagcctcaatcagggcacagaccatagaagtctgcccagcattgactTTCCTACTTAATCTCCGCTACGTTTCTTTGGATCCaatccttctaaataggattcctttgtgtttgtcccacgcatttttgaattctgttaccgttttcatctctaccacctcctgtgggatgGCATTCCAGGTAAATACCACCTTCtcagtgaaaaagtactttctgacattattcctgagtcggccccctttcaacctccattcatgccctctggttctaccaccttcccatctctggaaaggtttgtttgcggattaatgccattcaaatatttgaacatctgtatcatatcacctctgtttctcctttcctcctggttAGGGCCTGGTATTTTGGGTGCATTCCTGGGGTGTAGTGAACATTTAACTGTTTAAGTGCCTTTAATAAGCACGAAGCCACTAAGATTAGGTaataagccacttagactactgcaatggaatttacgcaggatgcaacgaacagaccttaaagaagcttcagaccacccagaacacggcagctaggcttatatttggaaaagcgcaatatgaaagcgcaaaacccctccgcgaaaaactacactggctccccatcaaagaacgcatcaccttcaaaatctgcactatggttcacaagataatctacggcaaagcccctggacacatgacagacttgatcgacttaccaaccagaaacacatcaagatcaacccgaacatatctaaatctccactacccaagctgcaaaggcctcaaatacaaatcaacttacgcgtccagcttttcctaaatAAGCAAacaactctggaacacattaccaaaagccttgaaaacgacgcacgaccacctaaccttccggaaatcactaaaaactaacctattcaaaaaggcacaccctgccgatccaacctaaatgcctgacctCAGCGACACATCAaaattaaagtacgtaatggacataattcAACTCCTCCGCTGCACATTTCCCTAAATGTGACTccaccacatgaactttatcctaccacgatatcactttgtatttggtctcaccggagccggcaaacgcctcccggtactatgtaagccacattgagcctacagatatgtgggaaaatgtgggatacaaatgcagcaaataaataaataaaccagccaAGGTGAATGCATAAAAGTCAGTACTACTTAATGTGGTACATCATAGCCAGATAAATGGTAAATATCGTATGTAGGGCCTCTTCcatcaagccacgctagcagaTCCCATGTGGCAATCCCAACGAAAATcggtcaaagtgaatgggctttattGGTATTACTGCACCGGAGACTGCTAaaagagctggtggttgggaggcggggctggtggttgggaggcggagatagtgctgggcagacttatacggtctgtgccagagccggcggtgggaggcggggatagtgctggacagacttatacggtctgggccctgaagagcacaggtacaaatcaaagtagggtatacacaaaaagtagcacacatgagttgtcttgttgggcagactggatggaccgtgcaggtctttttctgccgtcacccaGAAATCAATTCTTGAGCCTGGGCATGACCTGGTACTACATTTCTGGCCATAATGCTGGTAGCGTTCAGAAAAAGGCTgagtgccgctggctgaatactactactactacttaacatttctaaagcgctactagggttacgcagcgctgtacaatttaacatggaaggacagacCACTGTATCTCTATTTGCCTTGGCCTGTGTCTGAAAACTTAAAACAAGTTGCTATCCTTATTTGCATTGGTCAGTCACAGTATCAGTGACATAGCTGTCCTCCAGCATATGTATGACATTCGTGCAGATCCTAAGCTTCACCACTGCCTCTGGTAGGTTATCCCAGGCTTTGTTATCTTCCTCTTTGATTCTAAGAAGACCAATATTTAGTCTAATATCCAGGCCTTTTCCCCTTTCTTACTACCGAGTTCTCTCATAATCCACACATCTTTCCAACATGGTGAGGCTATGGCCTTCCTCAGGCTCCTAGAAGGTTGGGCTTTAACCATGATCTCTCTGTAAAAGTTACCCCGGCCTTTCTAATGTCTTTTTACACCTGTACTATTGGTATTTAGGATTGCaattgtgctattttttgtgcagATTACCCTAGTTTCTTTGGAAACCTGATGTAGACATTCAATTGGCTTTGCATTCTCTTTCTTTTTGGCCATCTAAAGTTTTGTATTGCTAAGACAACAACCAATCTCCTTCCTTCATATTTTTGCTAAACAATAGCTCCCTAACCAATACAatctttgagagagagagagagagagagaaagagagagggagaggttgACCTTAGTCACAATCCCATTATTGATAATAATTTTCTATCTTATATTCCAGGTTGGTTATCCAATGGCGGAGCTGATCCTGTCTCTGGGTTTCTTATTGGTGCTAATCATAGAACAAGTAGTCATTCAGTTTTTCCACCAGCAGGTACCAGAGCAGAATGGGGTGAACATTGTAGTGACACCTGGAGCTGCTCATCTAGAGACCAAGCAAGATCTCAGTAGGAAAACTGAGCCACTGGAGGATCCGAGTGATCCTCATGTTCACCTCAACTTTGAAGTTCATGTATCATTTCGGTCTTTAATCCTCTTTTGCTCTTTGTCCATCCATTCGGCTTTTTCAGGCCTCTCCATTGGATTACAAACTAATTATTCTTCTACCATTCAGATCTGTATTGCTGTGATGATCCATaaggttattattatttttagctTGTCCCTTAAGTTGGTCAACAGCAGGATCCGTCCCCAATGGTTGTTGGCCTACATTTCCATATTTTCTCTCATAACACCAGTTGGCATTGGGGTTGGCATTCTGATTTCCATGAAGCGGGCTGCAGAATTTGCCTTGATTCAAGCAATCCTAGAAGGCATAGCAGCAGGAATTTTTCTTTATGTTACCTGTTTGGAGATTTTGACCCAGGAATTGAACGCtccagggaagccactgctgaaaACCCTGTTCATAGTCCTTGGATTCTCAGTTATGGCTCTTATTGCCATATGGACATAACAGAACGATAATGGTATGAGCTAGACCTGCAA is drawn from Microcaecilia unicolor chromosome 14, aMicUni1.1, whole genome shotgun sequence and contains these coding sequences:
- the LOC115457147 gene encoding zinc transporter ZIP1-like produces the protein MDPLLAVKVGCLVGLMILTIVCGLIPAHVKWFQNRSSKGMRTPAQSMIASFGAGIFLGAGLMHILADYLRDIDVELRNRLGKVGYPMAELILSLGFLLVLIIEQVVIQFFHQQVPEQNGVNIVVTPGAAHLETKQDLSRKTEPLEDPSDPHVHLNFEVHVSFRSLILFCSLSIHSAFSGLSIGLQTNYSSTIQICIAVMIHKVIIIFSLSLKLVNSRIRPQWLLAYISIFSLITPVGIGVGILISMKRAAEFALIQAILEGIAAGIFLYVTCLEILTQELNAPGKPLLKTLFIVLGFSVMALIAIWT